In Malania oleifera isolate guangnan ecotype guangnan chromosome 8, ASM2987363v1, whole genome shotgun sequence, a single window of DNA contains:
- the LOC131161660 gene encoding gibberellin 20 oxidase 2-like has product MDSCASTFLSFPLNLRRGNTFPNSHSLQKQPNIPTKFIWPKQDLVHAQEELKEPLVDLAGFFRGDKKATRHAAELVREACAAHGCFQVINHGVDHGLISAAHAQMEAFFKLPLNVKQRAGRKPGSMWGYSGAHADRFSLKLPWKETLSFGFHDDESDAVVVDYFKSSLGSDFEQAGRVYQRYCEAMKELALSIMEIIALSLGVERMHYKEFFEDSKSIMRCNYYPRCDEPGFAFGTGPHCDPTSLTILHQDQVGGLEVFADNKWHSVQPRADALVINIGDTFTALCNGRYKSCLHRAVVNRYKERRSLAFFLCPRENKVVRPPEDLVCRERPRQYPDFTWSDLLRFTQNHYRADDTTLHNFTNWFLSSSSPNSSLSH; this is encoded by the exons ATGGACTCGTGCGCCTCAACCTTTCTTAGCTTCCCTTTGAACCTCAGACGTGGAAACACCTTCCCCAACTCACACTCTCTGCAGAAACAGCCAAACATCCCCACAAAATTTATATGGCCAAAGCAAGACTTGGTTCACGCCCAGGAAGAACTCAAAGAACCCCTCGTTGATCTCGCGGGCTTCTTCCGTGGCGACAAGAAGGCGACCCGGCACGCCGCCGAGCTCGTCAGGGAAGCCTGCGCTGCCCATGGCTGCTTCCAAGTCATCAACCACGGCGTCGACCACGGCCTCATCTCTGCTGCCCATGCCCAAATGGAAGCTTTCTTCAAGCTCCCACTCAACGTAAAGCAGAGGGCTGGGAGGAAGCCTGGCAGCATGTGGGGCTATTCCGGCGCCCACGCTGACCGGTTTTCGTTGAAACTCCCATGGAAGGAGACGCTGTCGTTCGGCTTTCACGACGACGAGTCCGACGCGGTCGTCGTGGACTACTTCAAATCTTCTCTTGGGAGTGATTTTGAACAGGCAGG GCGGGTTTACCAGAGATACTGTGAGGCGATGAAGGAATTGGCGCTTTCTATAATGGAAATTATAGCCCTCAGCTTGGGAGTAGAGAGAATGCATTACAAGGAATTCTTCGAGGACAGTAAGTCTATAATGAGGTGCAATTACTATCCTCGGTGCGACGAGCCAGGGTTCGCCTTTGGAACAGGACCGCACTGCGATCCCACATCCTTGACAATTCTCCATCAAGACCAAGTTGGGGGTCTTGAGGTGTTCGCCGACAACAAATGGCATTCTGTTCAGCCACGGGCCGATGCCCTGGTCATCAACATTGGCGACACTTTCACG GCACTGTGCAACGGCAGGTACAAGAGCTGCCTGCACAGGGCAGTGGTGAACAGGTACAAGGAGAGGAGGTCGTTGGCGTTCTTTCTGTGCCCGAGAGAGAACAAGGTGGTGAGGCCCCCTGAAGATCTTGTGTGCAGAGAAAGGCCAAGACAGTACCCAGATTTCACATGGTCCGATCTCCTTCGCTTCACCCAAAACCACTACAGAGCTGATGACACTACCCTCCACAACTTCACCAATTGGTTCCTTTCTTCCTCCAGTCCCAACTCCTCACTCTCCCATTAA